The Metamycoplasma gateae genome window below encodes:
- a CDS encoding endonuclease, with protein MKKNNIKKSFIFGMILPFVPASFLISSACNTKTKQDEKEIQYHEIKNEIATKLNNIKDSSKKEQFQNEFLNLFSLEETKNFTILIEKATQLLNKINQENSTNEDQDNDEEKETPKPENEDNSTTASGFAPTTSSGYAIEYDSSNSFYSSLNGLSGETLRNELFKIQVANRDKTGSYAALHETYKDAFVDKYYENDGTVLDLYTEIPNGKDKHTFRFGQYRDTGNREGAGMNREHIIAQSWFSKQSPMRNDAHHVWPSDKYVNAIHGNFPYGETKNGDVVSSNGSKIGNGIEDGRKVFEVIDEFKGDIARVFFYFALTYGDKSIANNESGSRVFEFQKGKYKIKSNYLKTYLKWNKNDGISQFDIDRNNGIFKHQGNRNPFIDYPELIKVYFENDNSFIFNNKGVGKKLIKINN; from the coding sequence ATGAAAAAAAATAATATTAAAAAAAGCTTTATTTTTGGAATGATATTACCTTTTGTTCCTGCTTCTTTTTTAATTTCCTCAGCTTGCAATACTAAAACAAAACAAGATGAAAAAGAAATTCAATATCATGAAATAAAAAATGAAATAGCAACAAAGTTAAACAACATTAAAGATTCATCAAAAAAAGAACAATTTCAAAATGAATTCCTAAATTTATTTTCTTTAGAAGAAACAAAAAACTTTACAATTTTAATCGAGAAAGCAACACAACTTTTAAATAAAATAAATCAAGAAAATTCTACAAATGAAGATCAAGATAATGATGAGGAAAAAGAAACACCAAAACCAGAAAATGAAGATAATAGTACTACCGCTTCTGGATTTGCCCCAACAACATCATCTGGTTATGCTATTGAATATGATAGCTCAAATTCATTCTATAGTTCATTAAATGGATTAAGTGGAGAAACTCTAAGAAACGAACTCTTTAAAATACAAGTAGCTAATCGTGATAAAACAGGATCTTATGCAGCTCTACACGAAACATATAAAGATGCTTTTGTAGACAAATACTATGAAAATGACGGCACAGTACTAGATTTATATACAGAAATACCAAATGGAAAGGATAAACATACTTTTAGATTTGGACAATATAGAGATACAGGCAATCGTGAAGGAGCTGGAATGAATCGTGAACACATTATTGCACAATCATGATTTAGCAAACAAAGCCCGATGAGAAATGATGCACACCATGTATGACCTTCAGATAAATATGTTAATGCAATACACGGTAATTTTCCTTATGGTGAAACAAAAAATGGTGATGTAGTTTCAAGCAATGGATCAAAAATTGGAAATGGAATTGAAGATGGAAGAAAAGTATTTGAAGTCATTGATGAATTTAAAGGTGATATTGCAAGAGTATTTTTCTATTTTGCTTTAACATACGGTGATAAATCAATAGCAAACAATGAATCTGGTTCAAGAGTATTTGAATTTCAAAAAGGTAAATATAAGATAAAATCAAACTATTTAAAAACATATTTAAAATGAAATAAAAATGATGGAATTTCTCAATTTGATATCGATAGAAATAATGGTATTTTCAAACACCAAGGAAATAGAAATCCTTTCATAGATTACCCTGAATTGATCAAGGTTTATTTTGAAAACGACAACAGTTTTATTTTTAATAATAAAGGTGTTGGTAAGAAACTTATAAAAATAAATAATTAA
- a CDS encoding DNA gyrase/topoisomerase IV subunit B, giving the protein MSTNNYEAKDLKVLKGLDAVIKRPGMYIGSTDSNGLHHLVWEIVDNAIDEALAGFANNIKVILKKDGSVIVEDNGRGVPINKHESGKTGVELVFTELHAGGKFGDGAYKTSGGLHGVGSSVVNALSSKMEVTVYRDKKEYFTSFEQEKITQKTYVVGSTNKQGTKVQFWPNYTIFKKAKFSSETVKEKLREASFLISNLKINYINENTNENIVFQTNEGIKEYINFVGEGRKFISSVFFASGVGKNNIEIEISLAYTENYSETIYSFVNNVKTRDGGTHETAFKTALTKTINEWYSKNNNSSKSKISFDGLDVREGIIAVVSLKVPENILEFVGQTKDKLGTPEARESVEEFFSEKFNFFLNENKAEADKIIEKIKRTYEGRMAARNARNEARKVKNKLDSKKILSGKLTPAQSKNPKVKELFLVEGDSAGGSAKMGRDRVTQAILPLRGIVMNTDKAKLIDILANEELAIIINTIGAGIGEDFDVKNSQYGKIIIMTDADVDGAHIQMLLLTFFWRYMKKLIEAGMVYIAMPPLYKITIRNSNNKHFYAWDEEGLKEITSQYSNYEIQRYKGLGEMNADQLWETTMNPETRSIIKVNIDHQGLTERSITTFMSDDSESRKAWINNNIDFSSIDEFEINKK; this is encoded by the coding sequence ATGAGCACAAATAATTACGAAGCAAAAGATTTAAAAGTTTTAAAAGGTTTAGATGCAGTTATTAAAAGACCCGGTATGTATATTGGTTCAACTGATTCAAACGGTTTACATCACCTAGTTTGAGAAATAGTGGATAATGCAATAGATGAAGCTTTAGCTGGATTTGCAAACAATATTAAGGTTATATTAAAAAAAGATGGATCAGTTATTGTTGAAGATAACGGACGTGGAGTTCCCATTAACAAACACGAATCAGGTAAGACTGGTGTTGAATTAGTATTTACAGAATTACATGCTGGTGGTAAATTTGGGGATGGGGCTTATAAAACCAGTGGTGGTTTACATGGTGTTGGATCATCAGTTGTTAATGCTCTAAGTTCTAAAATGGAAGTAACTGTTTATAGAGATAAAAAAGAATACTTTACTTCATTTGAACAAGAAAAAATTACCCAAAAAACATACGTGGTAGGATCTACTAACAAACAAGGAACAAAGGTTCAATTTTGACCTAATTATACTATCTTCAAAAAAGCTAAGTTTTCATCGGAAACTGTTAAAGAAAAATTAAGAGAAGCAAGTTTTCTAATTTCTAATTTAAAAATAAACTACATTAATGAAAATACAAATGAAAATATTGTATTCCAAACTAATGAAGGAATTAAGGAATATATTAATTTTGTTGGTGAAGGAAGAAAATTCATAAGTAGCGTATTTTTTGCATCTGGTGTGGGAAAAAATAATATCGAAATCGAAATATCACTTGCATATACAGAAAATTACAGTGAAACTATATACTCATTTGTTAATAATGTTAAAACTAGAGATGGTGGAACTCACGAAACTGCTTTTAAAACTGCTCTAACAAAGACTATTAATGAATGATATTCAAAAAATAATAATTCATCAAAATCTAAAATTAGCTTCGATGGTTTGGACGTAAGAGAAGGGATTATTGCAGTTGTATCTTTAAAAGTTCCTGAAAATATTTTAGAATTTGTCGGTCAGACAAAAGATAAATTAGGAACCCCAGAAGCAAGGGAATCTGTCGAAGAATTTTTCAGCGAAAAATTCAATTTCTTCTTAAATGAAAATAAGGCTGAGGCTGATAAGATAATCGAGAAAATAAAACGTACCTATGAAGGTAGAATGGCTGCAAGAAATGCTAGAAATGAAGCAAGAAAAGTTAAAAATAAATTAGATTCTAAAAAAATTCTTTCTGGTAAATTAACGCCTGCTCAATCAAAAAATCCTAAAGTAAAAGAATTATTTTTAGTCGAGGGGGACTCAGCTGGCGGTTCTGCAAAAATGGGTCGTGACAGAGTAACTCAAGCAATTTTACCTTTAAGAGGAATTGTTATGAATACTGATAAAGCTAAGTTAATTGATATCTTAGCAAATGAAGAACTAGCAATAATAATAAATACAATTGGAGCTGGAATTGGTGAGGATTTTGATGTTAAAAATTCTCAGTATGGAAAAATAATTATTATGACTGACGCCGACGTTGATGGTGCACATATACAAATGTTATTACTAACTTTCTTCTGAAGATATATGAAGAAATTAATTGAAGCTGGAATGGTATATATAGCAATGCCTCCACTATACAAAATAACAATAAGAAATTCAAATAATAAACACTTCTATGCATGAGATGAAGAAGGATTAAAGGAAATAACTTCTCAATATTCTAATTATGAAATACAAAGATATAAAGGTTTAGGTGAAATGAATGCAGATCAATTATGAGAAACAACAATGAACCCTGAAACAAGATCAATAATAAAGGTAAATATAGATCACCAAGGTTTAACTGAAAGAAGTATTACTACCTTTATGAGCGATGATTCTGAATCTAGAAAAGCTTGAATTAATAACAACATTGACTTTTCAAGTATTGATGAATTTGAAATAAATAAAAAATAA
- a CDS encoding tRNA (adenosine(37)-N6)-threonylcarbamoyltransferase complex ATPase subunit type 1 TsaE: MGRKFYFKENEGLDKIVNYLLSFKNLEAILLNGELGAGKTTLASSIAKKLGEKKTVVSPTFNTMICYDKIVHIDAYKLKGDLFAFEEFFDDKLVIIEWSKNINHNFKNFFEIDAKIEIINEEIYHVFEVITTPILKGLFVETSLDDFFVALVENEKIVDHIILKKLVKKTDHFFETIDEILIRNKISINDLNVIYTTKGPGSFTGSRLGFSFASTNKILQRFVNNNDLQIKLSPTYDLFFKQLNLDKIYIKANKYKAYKISKSGVNVNIELSDEIEKINNFDYSKIIYDFSSYVDIFSDVKDVQEEELVYASEPQIGGM; this comes from the coding sequence ATGGGAAGAAAATTCTACTTTAAAGAAAATGAAGGATTAGATAAGATAGTAAATTATTTACTTTCATTTAAAAATTTAGAAGCAATATTGTTAAATGGAGAATTGGGTGCAGGCAAAACAACCTTAGCATCTTCAATAGCAAAAAAACTTGGTGAAAAAAAGACGGTAGTTTCACCCACTTTCAATACGATGATTTGCTATGATAAAATAGTTCATATAGATGCTTATAAGTTAAAAGGGGATTTATTTGCTTTTGAAGAATTTTTTGATGATAAGTTAGTTATTATAGAATGATCTAAAAATATAAATCATAATTTTAAAAACTTTTTTGAAATAGATGCAAAAATTGAAATAATTAATGAAGAAATATATCATGTTTTTGAAGTTATTACTACTCCTATATTAAAGGGTTTATTTGTCGAAACTTCTCTTGATGATTTTTTTGTAGCATTAGTTGAAAATGAAAAAATAGTTGATCATATTATATTGAAAAAACTAGTTAAAAAAACAGATCATTTTTTTGAAACCATTGATGAAATTTTAATAAGAAATAAGATATCAATTAATGATTTAAATGTAATTTATACAACAAAAGGGCCTGGAAGTTTTACCGGTTCTAGACTTGGCTTTTCTTTTGCATCAACAAACAAAATATTGCAAAGATTTGTAAATAATAACGATCTTCAAATCAAACTATCCCCAACATACGATCTATTTTTTAAGCAATTAAATTTAGATAAAATATACATAAAAGCAAATAAATACAAAGCATACAAGATATCAAAATCGGGTGTAAATGTCAATATTGAATTAAGTGATGAAATAGAAAAAATAAATAACTTTGATTATTCTAAAATTATTTATGATTTTTCAAGCTATGTCGATATTTTTAGTGATGTTAAAGATGTGCAAGAAGAAGAATTAGTTTATGCATCTGAACCTCAAATAGGAGGTATGTAA
- a CDS encoding DNA topoisomerase (ATP-hydrolyzing), producing MDKNSKKEIESVIENIIDKNMIEIMSSSFSRFSKYVIQQRAIPDARDGLKPVQRRILFSMWNLKLRNKDPFKKSARIVGDVLGKYHPHGDSSVYEAMVRMAQEWKSNYPLVQMHGNKGSIDDDPAAAMRYTESRLEKITELMLKDLERKVITMIPNFDDSEYEPVILPTLFPNLLVNGAVGIASGFATQIPPHNLGELIDATIAMIKKPNISVEQLMEYVKGPDFPTGGIIYGTNGIVDAFKSGRGKITLSSKYRFIEDKKGNIVAIEILEIPFGVVKSKMVFEIDSIISSKTISGIKEVRDQSDRNGLSILIELEDNSNPEAILTYLMNKTKLRINYDYNMLAIYKNAPCLLSLDKALYAFLEHLRLVNTNGIKYDWQKYKLRHEIVEGFIRVAEISDEVVKLIKESDNSKKGVILALMKRFNFTEIQATAIAELRLYKLSRMDQIEFQEEKNNLEVLIKRCETLLNDNYEFDKYLINQLKEIKDEYSKPRKTEIKNETINKEVDHKLLAKNEDFYFFISQEGYIKKISLKIFNSNDFSTYKLKENDTIKYYDKINSLSKLLFFTNKGNFFVIEAHVLKDNAWKEIGNHISSLVNLDSNEKVIRVMEITSYNSYINIILISKFGYAKKVKIANFDSKVLNKKRTCISFKNADDELIDAKIGNDEKDIFILLNNGSYFLINENVFSTDLALRAQGIKLLPKLQTNEKTFVSAFATCSKLNSVTMITEGGMAKQWSMSDIEYTNRSNRGTKLFNFIKANNCIPKCLEVNTKELELFYSDKNNEINRLSLEKIIKDRSKNDKLVDLNIEFNNSGFLIQHIKINELIDVDNNKKEELKNYFLNQKEHENNIELTTETTLFKRYYHTNKNEELIEDDLKSDDKLENDKIELFEIQEDFITIDNESKNKNNRSKLSLDEKIQLMDNIDLSIIEQKVKQIKKK from the coding sequence ATGGATAAAAACAGTAAAAAAGAAATTGAATCGGTAATTGAAAATATTATTGATAAAAACATGATTGAAATAATGAGTAGTAGTTTTTCTCGTTTTTCAAAATATGTTATTCAACAAAGAGCTATTCCTGATGCAAGAGATGGACTTAAACCTGTGCAAAGAAGAATATTATTTTCAATGTGAAATCTTAAATTAAGAAATAAAGATCCATTTAAAAAATCAGCTCGTATTGTTGGGGATGTTTTAGGTAAATACCACCCTCATGGTGATAGTTCTGTTTATGAAGCTATGGTTAGAATGGCTCAAGAATGAAAAAGCAATTACCCGCTTGTACAAATGCATGGTAATAAGGGTTCTATCGATGATGACCCTGCTGCTGCAATGCGTTATACTGAATCTAGACTTGAAAAAATAACTGAATTAATGTTGAAGGATTTAGAACGTAAAGTTATAACAATGATACCTAACTTTGATGATTCTGAATATGAACCAGTCATATTACCAACATTATTTCCTAATTTATTAGTAAATGGAGCCGTTGGAATTGCATCAGGTTTTGCAACACAGATTCCGCCTCATAATTTAGGTGAATTGATTGATGCAACAATTGCGATGATAAAAAAACCTAACATATCTGTTGAACAATTAATGGAATATGTAAAGGGTCCTGATTTTCCAACAGGGGGAATAATTTATGGAACAAACGGAATAGTCGATGCTTTTAAGAGTGGTAGAGGTAAAATTACCCTTTCTTCCAAATATAGATTTATTGAAGATAAAAAGGGTAATATTGTTGCTATTGAAATTTTAGAAATTCCATTTGGTGTAGTTAAATCAAAAATGGTTTTTGAAATTGATTCGATTATTTCTTCAAAAACTATTTCTGGGATAAAAGAGGTAAGAGATCAATCCGACAGAAACGGTTTATCAATTCTTATAGAATTAGAAGATAATTCAAATCCTGAGGCAATATTAACATACTTAATGAATAAAACTAAATTAAGAATAAATTACGACTATAACATGCTTGCAATTTATAAAAATGCTCCATGTTTATTGTCTTTAGATAAAGCTCTGTATGCTTTCTTAGAACATTTAAGATTAGTTAATACTAATGGAATAAAATATGATTGACAAAAATACAAATTGCGTCATGAAATAGTAGAAGGATTTATAAGAGTTGCAGAAATTTCGGATGAAGTTGTTAAATTAATTAAAGAAAGCGATAATTCAAAAAAGGGTGTAATACTTGCTTTAATGAAGAGATTTAATTTCACCGAAATTCAGGCTACTGCTATTGCTGAATTAAGATTATACAAATTATCGAGAATGGATCAAATAGAATTCCAAGAAGAAAAAAATAATCTTGAAGTACTAATCAAAAGATGCGAAACATTATTGAATGATAATTATGAATTTGATAAATATTTAATTAATCAACTTAAAGAAATTAAGGATGAATATTCAAAACCTAGAAAAACAGAAATAAAAAATGAGACAATCAATAAAGAAGTTGATCACAAATTATTAGCTAAAAATGAAGATTTTTATTTCTTTATTTCACAAGAAGGTTATATTAAAAAAATAAGCTTAAAAATATTTAATTCAAACGATTTTTCAACATATAAATTAAAAGAAAATGACACTATTAAATATTACGACAAAATAAATTCACTATCAAAACTTTTATTTTTTACAAACAAAGGTAATTTCTTTGTGATTGAAGCACATGTTTTAAAAGATAATGCATGAAAAGAAATAGGTAACCACATTTCTTCATTAGTAAATTTAGATAGTAATGAAAAAGTAATAAGAGTTATGGAAATTACTTCATACAATTCGTATATTAATATAATCTTAATATCTAAATTCGGGTATGCAAAAAAAGTCAAAATAGCTAACTTTGATTCAAAAGTGTTAAATAAAAAAAGAACTTGTATCAGTTTTAAAAATGCTGATGATGAATTGATTGATGCAAAAATTGGGAACGATGAAAAAGATATTTTCATCCTACTAAACAATGGATCATATTTCTTAATAAATGAAAATGTTTTTTCAACAGACTTAGCATTAAGGGCTCAAGGAATTAAATTACTTCCAAAATTACAAACAAATGAAAAAACTTTTGTATCTGCTTTTGCAACATGTTCAAAACTAAACTCAGTTACAATGATAACTGAAGGTGGGATGGCAAAACAATGATCAATGAGTGATATCGAATACACAAATAGAAGCAATAGAGGAACAAAATTATTCAACTTTATTAAGGCAAACAATTGTATTCCAAAATGTTTAGAAGTAAATACCAAAGAATTAGAATTATTTTACAGTGATAAAAATAATGAAATTAATAGATTAAGTTTAGAAAAAATAATTAAAGATCGAAGCAAAAATGATAAATTAGTCGATTTAAACATTGAATTTAATAATAGTGGATTTTTAATACAACATATTAAAATTAATGAATTAATTGATGTGGATAATAACAAAAAAGAAGAATTAAAAAATTATTTTTTAAATCAAAAAGAACACGAAAATAATATTGAATTAACAACTGAAACAACCTTATTCAAAAGATATTATCACACTAATAAAAACGAAGAATTGATAGAAGATGATTTGAAAAGTGATGATAAATTAGAAAATGATAAAATCGAGCTATTCGAAATTCAAGAAGACTTTATAACCATCGATAATGAAAGTAAAAATAAAAATAATCGAAGCAAACTTTCATTAGATGAAAAAATTCAATTGATGGATAATATTGATCTATCAATTATTGAACAAAAAGTTAAACAAATTAAGAAAAAATAG
- the rpmG gene encoding 50S ribosomal protein L33 encodes MKKQKKISLACQTCLHKNYSVNKSNEKRLEIKKFCKFCNVQTLHKEEK; translated from the coding sequence ATGAAAAAACAAAAGAAGATATCATTAGCATGTCAAACATGTTTACACAAAAATTACTCTGTTAATAAAAGTAATGAAAAAAGATTGGAAATTAAGAAGTTTTGCAAGTTTTGTAATGTTCAAACATTGCACAAAGAGGAAAAGTAA
- the nusG gene encoding transcription termination/antitermination protein NusG, translating to MHTDYKWYMISTVSGKEDNVIEALTNKISSQGMTDFFKDIRIFKMPHLSNKELEKKTRGEEFTVRYVNIYKGYIFLNMIMTDESWYLVRNTQYVTGLIGSSGKGAKPTPISEKTFKKMVEKEKMLIEKFEAGDIETAYKEGTIVKIKNGIYKDEVGEIIKNNDVEQKAFVNIEQFGRKVPTEFSYNDLEICI from the coding sequence ATGCATACAGATTACAAATGATATATGATTTCAACTGTTTCAGGAAAAGAAGATAATGTTATCGAAGCTTTAACAAACAAAATTTCTTCTCAAGGGATGACAGATTTTTTTAAAGATATAAGAATTTTTAAAATGCCTCATCTATCAAACAAGGAATTAGAGAAAAAAACAAGAGGCGAAGAATTTACAGTTAGATATGTGAATATTTATAAGGGTTATATTTTTCTAAATATGATTATGACTGATGAATCTTGATATTTAGTTCGTAACACTCAATATGTAACCGGTCTAATAGGATCTTCTGGAAAGGGAGCTAAGCCAACACCGATAAGTGAAAAAACTTTTAAGAAGATGGTTGAAAAAGAAAAGATGCTTATTGAAAAATTTGAAGCCGGGGACATTGAGACAGCTTATAAAGAAGGAACTATTGTAAAAATTAAAAACGGAATTTATAAAGATGAAGTCGGCGAAATTATTAAAAATAATGATGTTGAGCAAAAAGCGTTTGTTAATATTGAGCAATTCGGAAGAAAAGTACCAACAGAGTTTTCATACAATGATTTAGAAATTTGCATATAG
- a CDS encoding M20/M25/M40 family metallo-hydrolase, with translation MINHIANICKIPSISVEQLDNNLPFGSNANDALDFALNLAKSFNFETYKDSKNRYGFAQIGQGKKILGILVHLDVVPAGDEKQWKTSAFVPVIADDRIIARGSLDDKGPAIINMYAMKYILDNNLISNDWTIRIIFGISEETTMKSMKYYLEDFGHPDVSYTPDGEWPLIFAEKLIYQANFIFNKIDNFVINGGSVANQIPDKVTFSINDEVQTIYGISGHGSTPNKGENAIIKSINEILKNKGHFINFDLFKFIHNNFKNNDFSMPSVFKNFEDFSGKLTANIGIIKTNRNSHVITTDFRVPVSKSINDVSKAIQEYLTSNFNNVKFEVSGTKNAMFMPVDSKLVKLLIDTYNEGMKTNEIPIAIGGGTYARIVKNCVAFGSTKYMHVMHGPNEFFLFDEIKKSLEIYINTLIRIQEEL, from the coding sequence ATGATAAACCACATTGCGAATATATGCAAAATTCCCTCAATAAGCGTTGAACAACTTGATAATAATTTACCTTTTGGATCTAATGCAAATGATGCATTAGATTTTGCTCTTAATTTAGCAAAATCATTTAATTTTGAAACTTATAAAGATAGTAAAAACAGATATGGATTTGCTCAAATTGGGCAAGGTAAAAAAATACTTGGCATTTTAGTTCATTTGGATGTTGTACCTGCGGGCGATGAAAAACAGTGAAAAACATCCGCCTTTGTCCCGGTTATAGCAGATGATAGAATTATTGCAAGAGGCAGTTTAGATGATAAGGGACCTGCAATAATAAATATGTATGCAATGAAATATATTCTAGATAATAATTTAATTAGTAATGATTGAACTATAAGAATTATTTTCGGCATTTCAGAAGAAACAACTATGAAATCAATGAAATATTATTTAGAAGATTTTGGGCACCCGGATGTTTCATATACACCCGATGGAGAATGACCTTTAATATTTGCTGAAAAATTAATATATCAAGCTAATTTTATTTTTAATAAAATAGATAACTTTGTAATAAATGGTGGAAGCGTAGCAAATCAAATTCCGGATAAAGTAACTTTTTCAATAAATGATGAGGTACAAACTATTTATGGGATAAGTGGACATGGTTCAACTCCGAACAAAGGTGAAAACGCAATAATTAAATCAATTAATGAAATTTTAAAAAACAAGGGTCATTTTATAAACTTTGATTTATTCAAGTTCATTCATAACAATTTCAAAAATAACGATTTTTCGATGCCGAGTGTATTTAAAAATTTTGAAGACTTCTCTGGAAAATTAACCGCTAATATAGGAATAATTAAAACAAATAGAAATTCTCATGTTATAACGACAGATTTTAGAGTGCCTGTTTCAAAGAGTATAAACGATGTATCAAAAGCAATACAAGAATACTTAACTTCAAATTTTAATAACGTGAAATTTGAAGTTTCAGGAACAAAAAATGCAATGTTTATGCCTGTGGATTCTAAATTAGTAAAACTATTGATAGATACATATAATGAGGGTATGAAAACAAATGAAATCCCAATAGCAATAGGTGGCGGAACATATGCTCGTATTGTTAAAAACTGCGTTGCATTT
- the secE gene encoding preprotein translocase subunit SecE has protein sequence MSKENNLSAEEKEFQKKELKKQKQIIKRKKQEESKQTRLYTFRNLVKEIKRVVWPKNSKSWKWFGITIAFLLIMAIFCFLVSLGFTGLWNVVGIKS, from the coding sequence ATGAGCAAAGAAAATAATTTAAGTGCAGAAGAAAAAGAGTTTCAAAAGAAGGAACTAAAAAAACAAAAACAAATAATTAAAAGAAAAAAACAAGAAGAATCAAAACAAACAAGACTTTATACTTTTAGAAATTTAGTAAAAGAAATCAAGAGAGTAGTTTGACCTAAAAATTCAAAATCATGAAAATGATTTGGGATAACAATTGCTTTTTTACTTATCATGGCAATATTTTGTTTTTTAGTATCATTAGGCTTTACTGGCTTATGAAATGTAGTAGGAATAAAATCTTAA
- the thiI gene encoding tRNA uracil 4-sulfurtransferase ThiI: MNCEHSKEILIRYGELTLKGENKKDFINQLRRNIELYIPKEELKVEYDRAFCKYSVKNLKSLKYIFGISSYSIVYKTSTNLDDIEKLVIEVAKENSFNSFAINSRRHNKNYPLNSSQLNMHFGGIILSNFSDKKVNLTNADLTIYIEIRDKYTYVFSNYINGLGGMPVSSSGRVLHLISGGIDSPVAANLLQKRGLKVAFLNFITPPHTDEKTTQKIDDIISLLTKYQGSSTLFQINYTKIMNYIGLVSNQKYKITLMRRSFYRIAQKIAEKYNIKALSNGENLAQVASQTLESIYTISEVSNLPIFRPLLTFDKNETIKIANDIKTMDISIQKACETCELFAPKFPVTKPNREEVKKLEEELEKLNQLEDEVINEIIIKKFDII, encoded by the coding sequence ATGAATTGTGAACATTCAAAAGAGATATTAATAAGATATGGAGAATTAACCCTTAAAGGTGAAAATAAGAAAGATTTCATTAATCAATTAAGAAGAAATATTGAACTATATATTCCAAAAGAAGAACTAAAAGTTGAATATGACAGGGCTTTTTGCAAATATTCAGTGAAGAATTTAAAATCTTTAAAATACATATTTGGAATTTCATCGTATTCAATTGTTTATAAAACATCTACAAATTTAGATGACATTGAAAAATTAGTTATCGAGGTTGCTAAAGAAAATAGCTTTAATAGTTTTGCAATAAATTCAAGAAGACATAATAAAAATTATCCATTAAATTCTTCACAATTAAATATGCATTTTGGTGGAATTATTTTAAGTAATTTTAGTGATAAAAAAGTAAATTTAACTAATGCTGATTTAACAATATATATTGAAATAAGAGATAAATATACCTATGTTTTTAGTAATTATATCAATGGGTTAGGAGGCATGCCTGTATCATCATCAGGCAGAGTATTACATTTAATAAGTGGTGGTATTGACTCACCAGTTGCTGCTAACTTATTACAAAAAAGAGGTTTAAAAGTTGCATTTTTAAATTTTATAACCCCACCTCACACAGATGAAAAAACAACTCAAAAAATCGATGATATTATCAGTTTATTGACTAAATATCAAGGTTCTTCTACCCTATTTCAAATTAATTACACTAAAATAATGAATTATATCGGTTTAGTTTCGAATCAAAAATATAAAATAACTTTAATGAGAAGAAGTTTTTATAGAATTGCTCAAAAGATAGCTGAAAAATACAATATTAAAGCTCTTTCGAATGGTGAAAATTTAGCACAAGTAGCTTCGCAAACTCTTGAATCTATTTATACAATTTCAGAAGTAAGTAATTTACCAATTTTTAGACCATTATTAACGTTTGATAAAAATGAAACAATAAAGATTGCAAACGATATTAAAACAATGGATATCTCAATTCAAAAAGCTTGTGAAACATGCGAACTTTTTGCTCCTAAATTTCCTGTTACCAAACCAAATAGGGAAGAAGTAAAAAAATTAGAAGAAGAATTAGAAAAATTAAATCAGTTAGAAGATGAAGTTATAAACGAAATAATAATCAAAAAGTTTGATATTATTTAA